One window of Geotoga petraea genomic DNA carries:
- a CDS encoding TrkH family potassium uptake protein encodes MKAIEHLKDYLSTVNPVKLVLFGYVFYIVFGWIMLSLPISTVNFVGSLDNLFIATSAVSTTGLTTVSVSDSYTFFGEFVILLLIQLGGIGYMTFSSFVILTRKKQLPKNVSEVSQTVFSIPKNFVIEKFIYSVIFFTVIIETIGAFVLYFIFINEGVDNAIWQAIFHSVSAFCTAGFSLFNNSFVDFYNNFWLNLTISGLSFSGAIGFIVFVDYWRKIRRKTEAITLTSKIILRTTFYLVIFGTFLVFISEPSIADLPAHERLITSFFQVMTSITTVGFNTINVGGLMKSVLFFTTIYMIIGASPSGTGGGLKTTTFTAVYGLVKSTLQGKDDVYFWKAKVPKSRVNSAAAGFVFYFVVLALGVYILSLTENTDFISVAFEAASALGTVGLSMGLTSSLTVIGKVSIILLMLVGRTGPLTFGAALFVKPKLIFDNKETDLAI; translated from the coding sequence ATGAAAGCAATTGAACATTTGAAAGATTATTTATCTACAGTAAATCCTGTTAAATTAGTTTTATTTGGATATGTATTTTATATAGTTTTTGGTTGGATAATGTTATCTCTACCTATTTCAACCGTGAATTTTGTAGGATCACTGGATAATCTTTTTATAGCCACTTCAGCTGTTTCTACAACAGGTTTAACAACGGTTTCTGTTTCTGATAGTTATACATTTTTTGGAGAATTTGTAATTCTTCTTTTAATTCAACTTGGCGGTATAGGTTATATGACTTTTTCATCTTTTGTAATACTAACAAGAAAAAAACAGTTACCAAAAAATGTTTCTGAAGTTTCACAAACTGTTTTTTCCATTCCTAAAAATTTCGTAATAGAAAAGTTCATTTATTCAGTTATATTTTTTACTGTCATAATTGAAACCATTGGAGCTTTTGTTTTGTATTTTATTTTTATTAATGAAGGAGTAGATAACGCGATTTGGCAGGCAATTTTTCACAGTGTATCAGCATTTTGTACAGCGGGGTTTAGTTTATTTAACAATAGTTTTGTAGATTTTTATAATAATTTTTGGTTAAATTTGACTATTTCAGGGTTAAGTTTTTCAGGAGCTATTGGTTTCATTGTTTTTGTTGACTATTGGAGAAAAATAAGAAGAAAAACTGAAGCAATAACCTTAACTTCAAAAATAATTTTGAGAACAACTTTTTATCTGGTTATATTTGGGACATTTTTAGTGTTTATTTCAGAACCATCTATAGCTGATTTACCTGCACATGAAAGACTTATTACATCATTTTTTCAGGTAATGACATCTATAACTACTGTTGGATTTAACACTATCAATGTTGGTGGTTTGATGAAATCAGTGTTGTTTTTTACAACTATATATATGATTATTGGAGCTTCGCCTTCTGGTACTGGTGGAGGACTTAAAACAACAACTTTTACAGCTGTTTATGGACTTGTAAAAAGTACTCTACAAGGGAAAGATGACGTTTATTTTTGGAAAGCTAAAGTTCCAAAATCAAGAGTTAATAGTGCCGCTGCTGGTTTTGTCTTTTATTTTGTAGTTTTAGCTTTAGGAGTTTATATACTTTCTTTAACTGAAAACACAGATTTTATTAGTGTTGCTTTTGAAGCTGCTTCTGCTTTAGGAACTGTTGGTTTGAGCATGGGGTTAACGAGTTCTCTTACTGTAATTGGTAAAGTTTCTATTATATTACTTATGTTAGTGGGAAGAACTGGACCATTAACTTTTGGTGCAGCATTGTTTGTAAAACCGAAATTGATTTTTGATAATAAAGAAACTGATTTAGCTATTTAA
- a CDS encoding response regulator: protein MKKILIADDTKNIRNLLVLGMKNKGYDVEEAIDGEEALRKINHNKYDLIFLDIKMPKISGTKILKEMRNKDDHTDVVIMTAYGTVKNAIECTKLGTVAYIQKPFTFERLENTLKNMETAKINSYYSNEEFTKIKDMFSINPIDPEIYRKLGDFIGGKKGEIYKEFFHKVAEKLDNLTNQKLED, encoded by the coding sequence ATGAAGAAAATTCTGATAGCTGATGATACTAAAAATATTAGGAATTTGTTAGTTTTAGGTATGAAAAATAAAGGGTATGATGTAGAAGAAGCAATAGATGGGGAAGAAGCTTTAAGAAAAATCAATCACAATAAATATGATTTGATATTTTTAGATATCAAAATGCCAAAAATTTCTGGGACAAAAATATTGAAAGAGATGAGGAATAAAGATGATCATACAGATGTTGTTATAATGACAGCTTATGGAACAGTTAAAAATGCAATAGAATGTACAAAATTAGGAACAGTCGCTTATATTCAAAAACCTTTTACTTTTGAAAGGTTAGAAAATACTTTAAAAAATATGGAAACAGCTAAAATTAACAGCTATTATTCAAATGAAGAATTTACTAAAATCAAAGATATGTTTTCCATAAATCCTATTGATCCAGAAATATATAGAAAATTGGGCGATTTTATTGGGGGGAAAAAAGGTGAGATATATAAGGAGTTTTTTCATAAAGTTGCTGAAAAATTGGATAATTTAACAAATCAGAAATTGGAGGATTAA
- a CDS encoding sensor histidine kinase, protein MLNSLKSKFLFLVIILIVIIGVLGIFSSSSLYRMTNEVELLISNNYDSIKVLNQMKYSIKEQNNAIANLIRNFSILNVETFYNERNNFEDALEFQNNNITEEGENDLVQNLNSNYNKYLNLFDELKNNREDTEFIEGLYADSIRPLYSEILNNIDELIKINENSIFGSRDELVDKWRNVTVLIVVITVFSVFMSIYLSLFLIKRFLSPLFKLINEIKTIKSMSKREPLDIETNDELGILIQEFNKMTERIKEFEKSTIEQLGEEKSKSVALINNIPDPIFVLDENMKLILTNYAFKEFFKCKEEVKHKFIFDIVKNLDLYDILSNLVKSDKENDYRVIKIEIEDQKYFFNVLATKIRDVNANLNGIIVSLRNITKEKEFENMRLGLISSVSHEFKTPLTSIILGLSILEEKIKNIDSENEELVLTIKEDVEKISNLISNLVNLRKIDDIDAFYEYDYEDLNEIVRTSVEQFEFQANKENKNIYVDLQEIPNIYIDKVKISWVINNLISNSLKHTKENDDIAIKTYQNDNENVIFEIADTGKGIKADKIENIFKKYYSSRENKTNYVDDSGMGLTISKEILDSHGASIEIESQNEKGTKFIITFSKGDNKNEENSDS, encoded by the coding sequence ATGTTAAATAGTCTTAAGTCTAAATTTTTATTTTTGGTAATTATATTAATCGTTATAATTGGGGTATTAGGTATTTTTTCCTCTTCAAGTCTTTATAGAATGACTAATGAGGTAGAGTTATTAATATCAAATAATTATGATTCTATAAAAGTTTTAAATCAAATGAAATATTCTATAAAAGAGCAAAATAACGCAATTGCAAATTTAATTAGAAACTTCTCAATATTGAATGTCGAGACCTTTTATAATGAAAGAAACAATTTTGAAGATGCCTTAGAATTTCAAAATAACAATATTACCGAAGAAGGAGAGAATGATTTAGTCCAAAACCTTAATAGTAATTATAATAAATATCTAAATCTTTTTGATGAATTAAAAAATAACAGAGAAGATACAGAATTTATTGAAGGATTATATGCTGATAGCATAAGACCTTTATATTCTGAAATTTTAAACAACATTGATGAATTAATCAAGATAAATGAAAATTCTATTTTTGGTTCAAGAGATGAGTTAGTTGATAAATGGAGAAATGTCACAGTTTTGATTGTAGTGATAACGGTTTTTTCTGTTTTTATGAGTATATATTTATCTTTATTTTTGATCAAAAGATTTTTAAGTCCACTTTTTAAATTGATTAATGAAATTAAAACTATTAAATCTATGAGTAAAAGAGAACCGCTGGACATAGAAACAAATGATGAACTTGGTATTTTGATTCAAGAGTTTAATAAAATGACTGAGAGAATAAAAGAGTTTGAAAAATCAACTATTGAACAGCTTGGCGAAGAAAAAAGTAAATCTGTGGCACTTATTAACAATATTCCAGATCCTATTTTTGTGTTAGATGAAAATATGAAATTGATATTGACTAATTATGCATTTAAAGAATTTTTTAAATGCAAAGAGGAAGTTAAACATAAGTTTATTTTTGATATAGTAAAAAATCTTGATTTATACGATATACTGTCTAATTTGGTGAAGAGCGATAAAGAAAATGATTATAGAGTTATTAAAATTGAAATCGAAGATCAAAAATATTTTTTCAATGTTTTGGCTACTAAAATAAGAGATGTAAACGCTAATTTAAACGGAATAATAGTTTCTTTAAGAAATATAACTAAAGAAAAAGAATTTGAAAATATGAGATTAGGCTTAATTTCAAGTGTATCTCATGAATTTAAAACTCCGTTGACCTCTATTATTCTTGGCCTTTCTATTTTAGAAGAAAAAATCAAAAATATTGATAGCGAAAATGAAGAGTTGGTTTTAACTATTAAAGAAGATGTCGAAAAAATTTCCAATCTCATTTCTAATCTTGTGAATCTAAGGAAAATAGATGATATAGACGCTTTTTATGAGTATGACTATGAAGATTTAAATGAAATTGTTAGAACAAGTGTAGAGCAGTTTGAATTTCAAGCTAATAAAGAGAATAAAAATATTTATGTTGATCTTCAAGAAATTCCAAACATTTATATAGATAAAGTGAAGATTAGTTGGGTAATAAATAACCTTATTTCAAATTCTTTAAAACATACAAAGGAGAATGACGATATAGCTATAAAAACTTATCAAAACGATAATGAAAATGTCATTTTTGAAATAGCTGATACTGGAAAAGGAATTAAAGCAGATAAAATTGAAAATATTTTTAAAAAATATTATTCAAGTAGAGAAAATAAAACGAATTATGTTGATGATTCTGGAATGGGACTAACTATATCTAAAGAGATTTTAGATAGTCATGGAGCTTCAATTGAGATAGAAAGTCAAAATGAAAAAGGGACTAAATTTATCATCACGTTCTCAAAAGGAGATAATAAAAATGAAGAAAATTCTGATAGCTGA
- a CDS encoding YihY/virulence factor BrkB family protein: MKNFLKSFEDNKFFYFVKNLYNKSREDDVGFIAGYISFFLLLSIFPFLIFFFNLLRYTPIANQDFIENILIEIPPETRDILETIINETINSSSQTLLSVSLIFSIWAGSNGITAIISSINKAYSIQKKLPYWKLKLISIVFTVLLVVLIIFVLFTLVFGEIITNEIFNELQANGSFYSFWNVMRIIIPFVSMVLIFGLLYKFSISFNKRTSTKFIYTLPGSIFTTVGWIISSSIFSDYINNFNIFSTTYGSLGGIVISLIWIYIISLMIIIGAEINGCLHLNNN, from the coding sequence ATGAAGAATTTTCTTAAAAGTTTTGAAGATAATAAATTTTTCTATTTTGTGAAAAATTTGTATAATAAATCGAGAGAAGATGACGTCGGTTTTATTGCCGGTTATATATCTTTTTTTCTTTTGTTATCTATTTTTCCATTTTTGATTTTTTTCTTTAATTTGTTGAGGTATACTCCTATAGCTAATCAAGATTTTATCGAAAACATTTTGATAGAGATACCACCTGAAACACGAGATATTTTAGAGACTATTATTAACGAGACTATTAATTCGAGTTCGCAGACTCTTTTATCAGTTAGTTTAATTTTTTCTATTTGGGCAGGTTCTAATGGAATCACTGCTATTATCAGCTCAATTAACAAGGCTTACAGTATACAAAAAAAATTACCTTATTGGAAGTTGAAATTGATTTCCATAGTTTTTACAGTATTGCTGGTTGTTCTTATAATATTTGTACTTTTCACCCTTGTTTTTGGGGAGATTATTACTAATGAGATTTTTAATGAATTACAAGCTAATGGCTCTTTTTATTCTTTTTGGAATGTCATGAGAATTATTATTCCTTTTGTTTCTATGGTTTTGATTTTTGGCCTTTTATACAAATTTAGTATTTCATTTAATAAGAGAACTAGTACTAAGTTTATTTACACTTTACCAGGTTCTATTTTTACAACTGTTGGTTGGATTATCAGCTCTTCTATTTTTTCTGATTATATTAATAATTTCAATATTTTTTCAACAACCTATGGAAGTTTGGGAGGAATAGTTATTTCTCTTATTTGGATTTATATAATTAGTCTTATGATTATTATTGGAGCAGAGATCAACGGATGTCTGCATTTAAACAATAATTAA
- a CDS encoding AI-2E family transporter, which produces MDKRIIAGIFSIVYISLFFLVGVFSMSVFSTIVFSIGMVLVVQLFSKNLIKLFKIPQNLSISLSLIIIFTGLAFLMFFLVPMVFGEVRNFVIFINNFFENRTWESLFEGSSGILGTESNVFPEIEKNFSEYLASLQPKIIEFFNQWIVELPNIGQKLGSFVFFHILITIYLSFYFDSFKTNIHKIYPRNTRKIAVNFLKDLHINLNNFVISTIFASLFVGVGAFIALNFLDIRYSLLLSFWAGITNFIPIVGVVFEFIPLIIVGISSGLVKMLILLIIMSILHGAAFVFFLNIMKGRARINPVGVILSILIFGAAFGFIGSLIAAPSALVIKVFWNHYVQPQLDK; this is translated from the coding sequence GTGGATAAAAGGATTATAGCTGGTATTTTTTCAATAGTCTATATAAGTTTATTTTTTTTAGTGGGAGTATTTTCCATGAGTGTCTTTTCAACAATTGTTTTTTCAATTGGAATGGTGCTTGTAGTGCAACTCTTCTCTAAAAATCTGATTAAACTATTTAAAATTCCACAAAATCTATCTATATCTCTTTCGTTAATAATAATATTTACAGGGTTAGCTTTCTTAATGTTTTTCTTAGTACCAATGGTTTTTGGTGAAGTCAGAAATTTTGTAATATTTATAAACAACTTCTTTGAAAACAGAACATGGGAATCACTTTTTGAAGGATCATCTGGAATTTTGGGAACGGAAAGCAACGTATTTCCAGAAATAGAGAAGAACTTCTCAGAGTATTTGGCATCTTTACAACCAAAGATAATAGAGTTTTTCAACCAGTGGATTGTGGAATTGCCAAATATTGGCCAAAAATTAGGGTCCTTTGTATTTTTTCATATATTAATAACAATATATCTAAGTTTTTATTTTGACTCTTTTAAAACAAACATACACAAAATCTATCCCAGAAACACCAGAAAAATAGCAGTTAATTTCTTGAAAGACTTGCATATAAATTTGAATAATTTTGTTATTTCTACAATTTTTGCATCATTATTCGTCGGTGTTGGGGCCTTTATAGCATTGAATTTTCTTGACATTAGATATTCACTCTTGCTTAGTTTCTGGGCAGGAATAACCAACTTCATTCCTATTGTCGGTGTGGTTTTTGAATTCATTCCATTAATAATTGTTGGGATCTCCAGCGGGCTTGTAAAAATGCTAATACTTCTGATTATAATGTCAATATTACATGGAGCAGCTTTCGTGTTTTTCCTAAATATAATGAAGGGAAGGGCAAGAATAAATCCAGTTGGGGTAATATTATCCATACTCATATTCGGAGCAGCTTTTGGATTCATAGGCTCTCTAATTGCTGCCCCATCAGCACTTGTAATAAAAGTATTCTGGAACCACTACGTTCAACCACAGTTGGATAAATAA
- a CDS encoding TM1266 family iron-only hydrogenase system putative regulator codes for MDVKTAMISIAITDRENAYSKVNEVLHLNAENINLRVGYPMKEDNVAIIFVVFKGTTDQIGSLNGKLGQINGVKVKSHTLKY; via the coding sequence ATGGATGTTAAGACGGCTATGATTTCCATTGCAATTACAGATAGAGAAAATGCCTATAGTAAAGTTAATGAAGTGCTTCATTTAAATGCTGAAAATATTAATTTGAGGGTAGGCTATCCAATGAAAGAAGATAATGTTGCTATTATTTTTGTTGTTTTTAAGGGAACTACAGACCAAATTGGTTCTTTAAATGGAAAGTTAGGTCAGATAAACGGAGTTAAGGTTAAATCACATACTTTAAAATATTAG
- the hydG gene encoding [FeFe] hydrogenase H-cluster radical SAM maturase HydG has protein sequence MMFYLKDNNTKTFIDEEKIKNLLEKAKNPEKERVEEIINKSLNKNRLDLEEMAVLLNCEEEELVKKIFEGAKTLKQKIYGNRIVLFAPLYIGNECINNCEYCGFRISNKEIFRNSLSLEQVKNETTSLVNSGHKRLILVYGEHPQYDADFIADTVKEVYSVKSGKGNIRRVNINAAPQTVEDFKKIKDVGIGTYQVFQETYHQETYKKVHPSGPKSSYRWRLYSLDRAFKAGIDDVGIGALFGLYDWKFEMMGLLSHTIHFEERFNVGPHTISFPRIEPALNTPISEQPPHLVDDYTFKKLVAILRLAVPYTGLILTARESLEIRNELMQFGVSQIDAGSNIGVGAYSTNDKEAYKKSQFVLGDQRTLDDVIRQLTDEDYLPSFCTGCYRLGRTGEHFMEFAIPGFVKRFCTPNAVSTLMEYAVDYASEETKASCLRVIGKEIKNIKDEKMKDALKANIDRIKTGERDLYF, from the coding sequence ATTATGTTTTATTTAAAAGACAACAACACTAAGACTTTTATAGATGAAGAAAAAATCAAGAACTTACTGGAAAAAGCTAAAAATCCAGAAAAAGAAAGAGTAGAAGAAATAATAAACAAATCTTTGAACAAAAATAGATTAGATTTAGAAGAGATGGCTGTTCTTTTAAACTGTGAAGAAGAAGAATTAGTCAAAAAGATTTTTGAAGGGGCAAAAACACTAAAACAAAAAATTTATGGAAATAGAATTGTTCTTTTTGCACCTTTGTATATTGGTAATGAATGTATTAATAATTGTGAATATTGTGGTTTTAGAATCAGCAATAAAGAAATTTTTCGAAATTCTTTGAGTTTAGAACAAGTGAAAAATGAAACAACTTCTTTAGTAAATAGCGGACACAAAAGGTTGATCCTTGTTTATGGGGAACATCCTCAATATGATGCGGATTTTATTGCTGATACGGTGAAAGAAGTTTATTCTGTTAAGAGTGGAAAAGGTAATATAAGAAGAGTTAATATAAATGCCGCACCACAGACTGTTGAAGATTTTAAGAAAATAAAAGATGTTGGCATTGGTACTTACCAAGTTTTTCAAGAAACATATCACCAAGAGACTTATAAAAAGGTTCACCCAAGTGGCCCTAAATCCAGCTATAGATGGAGACTCTATTCTTTAGATAGAGCTTTTAAAGCTGGCATAGATGATGTTGGAATAGGTGCATTGTTCGGATTGTACGACTGGAAGTTTGAAATGATGGGACTATTATCTCATACTATACATTTTGAAGAAAGATTCAATGTTGGGCCTCATACTATTTCTTTTCCAAGAATAGAGCCCGCTTTGAACACGCCAATATCCGAACAACCACCACATTTAGTTGATGATTACACTTTTAAAAAACTCGTCGCTATTTTGAGGCTGGCCGTTCCTTATACAGGGTTAATTTTAACAGCAAGGGAATCACTTGAAATTAGAAACGAATTAATGCAGTTTGGGGTATCACAAATTGATGCAGGTTCAAATATAGGGGTAGGAGCTTATTCAACCAATGATAAAGAAGCTTATAAAAAATCGCAATTTGTACTTGGAGATCAAAGAACTTTAGATGATGTAATAAGACAGCTAACTGATGAAGATTACCTTCCTTCTTTTTGTACTGGTTGTTATAGACTTGGAAGAACTGGTGAGCACTTTATGGAATTTGCCATTCCTGGATTTGTAAAGAGATTTTGTACTCCAAATGCTGTAAGTACTCTCATGGAATACGCAGTTGATTATGCTTCTGAAGAAACTAAGGCATCTTGTTTGAGAGTTATAGGCAAAGAAATCAAAAATATAAAAGACGAAAAGATGAAAGATGCATTAAAGGCAAATATAGATAGAATCAAAACTGGCGAAAGAGATTTATACTTTTAG